A genomic segment from Dioscorea cayenensis subsp. rotundata cultivar TDr96_F1 unplaced genomic scaffold, TDr96_F1_v2_PseudoChromosome.rev07_lg8_w22 25.fasta BLBR01001286.1, whole genome shotgun sequence encodes:
- the LOC120256108 gene encoding DNA repair protein recA homolog 3, mitochondrial isoform X2, whose protein sequence is MNRLLGSSCLKRALFSSPESSTWQLYRQGTILPVFQLRSFSAKGRRKSKSDGSDSGEENLSKKDLALQQALDQITTSFGKGAIMWLGRSNTPREVPVVSTGSFSLDMALGIGGLPKGRVVEIYGPEASGKTTLALHVIAEAQKSGGYCAFVDAEHALDPALAEAIGVKTDNLLLSQPDCGEQALGLVDTLIRSGSVDVVVVDSVAALVPKSELDGEMGDAHMALQARLMSQALRKLSHSLSLSQTILLFINQVRSKLSTFGGFGGPTEVTSGGNALKFYASVRLNIKRIGLVKKGEETVGSQVLVKIVKNKHAPPFKTAQFELEFGKGICRDSEIIELGCKHKLITKGGGGYYNLNGQNLRGKDAVKRYFTENEDAREELIMKLREKLMHPEKENKAERDSLTPDAITSDTTTTDEEVVTAVEA, encoded by the exons ATGAATAGGCTTCTCGGAAGCTCATGTCTGAAGCGCGCTCTTTTTTCCTCACCAGAG AGTAGCACTTGGCAGCTTTATAGGCAAGGGACTATTTTGCCTGTCTTCCAACTCCGCAGTTTCTCTGCTAAAG GGAGAAGGAAATCAAAATCTGATGGAAGTGACTCTGGAGAGGAGAATCTTTCAAAGAAAGACCTTGCTTTACAACAAGCTTTGGATCAAATTACAACTTCATTTGGAAAAGGTGCTATCATGTGGCTTGGTCGCAGTAACACCCCTCGAGAAGTGCCAGTTGTTTCTACAGGATCCTTCTCATTGGATATGGCACTCGGAATTGGTGGGCTTCCTAAG GGGCGGGTAGTTGAGATATATGGTCCAGAAGCTTCAGGGAAAACAACTCTCGCCCTCCATGTAATTGCTGAAGCACAGAAAAGCGGAG GTTATTGTGCTTTTGTTGATGCTGAGCATGCTCTTGATCCAGCATTAGCAGAGGCTATTGGTGTAAAGACTGATAATTTACTCCTTTCACAGCCTGACTGTGGTGAGCAGGCTCTTGGTTTGGTGGATACCTTGATTCGAAGTGGCtctgttgatgttgttgttgttgacaGT GTTGCCGCTCTTGTGCCAAAGAGTGAACTCGATGGCGAAATGGGAGATGCACACATGGCTCTTCAAGCGAGGTTGATGAGCCAAGCTCTTCGCAAGTTGAGTCATTCACTATCTCTCTCTCAGACGATCTTGCTATTTATTAATCAG GTGAGGTCAAAACTGAGTACATTTGGAGGATTTGGAGGACCGACTGAAGTTACTTCTGGTGGAAATGCATTGAAATTTTATGCATCAGTCCGTTTGAACATCAAACGAATTGGCTTGGTCAAGAAAGGAGAAGAG ACTGTAGGAAGCCAAGTCCTGGTGAAGATAGTGAAAAATAAGCACGCGCCACCTTTCAAGACTGCCCAGTTTGAGCTTGAATTTGGCAAAGGCATTTGCCGTGATTCTGAGATCATAGAACTGGGCTGCAAGCACAAGTTGATCACAAAAGGAGGGGGTGGTTATTACAACCTGAATGGCCAGAATCTCCGTGGTAAAGACGCAGTTAAACGATATTTCACAGAGAACGAGGATGCTCGAGAAGAACTTATAATGAAACTCAGGGAGAAATTGATGCACCCCGAAAAGGAGAACAAAGCTGAACGAGACAGTTTGACTCCCGATGCGATCACGTCTGACACTACCACCACTGACGAGGAAGTAGTCACTGCTGTTGAGGCATAA
- the LOC120256108 gene encoding DNA repair protein recA homolog 3, mitochondrial isoform X3 yields the protein MNRLLGSSCLKRALFSSPELYRQGTILPVFQLRSFSAKGRRKSKSDGSDSGEENLSKKDLALQQALDQITTSFGKGAIMWLGRSNTPREVPVVSTGSFSLDMALGIGGLPKGRVVEIYGPEASGKTTLALHVIAEAQKSGGYCAFVDAEHALDPALAEAIGVKTDNLLLSQPDCGEQALGLVDTLIRSGSVDVVVVDSVAALVPKSELDGEMGDAHMALQARLMSQALRKLSHSLSLSQTILLFINQVRSKLSTFGGFGGPTEVTSGGNALKFYASVRLNIKRIGLVKKGEEQTVGSQVLVKIVKNKHAPPFKTAQFELEFGKGICRDSEIIELGCKHKLITKGGGGYYNLNGQNLRGKDAVKRYFTENEDAREELIMKLREKLMHPEKENKAERDSLTPDAITSDTTTTDEEVVTAVEA from the exons ATGAATAGGCTTCTCGGAAGCTCATGTCTGAAGCGCGCTCTTTTTTCCTCACCAGAG CTTTATAGGCAAGGGACTATTTTGCCTGTCTTCCAACTCCGCAGTTTCTCTGCTAAAG GGAGAAGGAAATCAAAATCTGATGGAAGTGACTCTGGAGAGGAGAATCTTTCAAAGAAAGACCTTGCTTTACAACAAGCTTTGGATCAAATTACAACTTCATTTGGAAAAGGTGCTATCATGTGGCTTGGTCGCAGTAACACCCCTCGAGAAGTGCCAGTTGTTTCTACAGGATCCTTCTCATTGGATATGGCACTCGGAATTGGTGGGCTTCCTAAG GGGCGGGTAGTTGAGATATATGGTCCAGAAGCTTCAGGGAAAACAACTCTCGCCCTCCATGTAATTGCTGAAGCACAGAAAAGCGGAG GTTATTGTGCTTTTGTTGATGCTGAGCATGCTCTTGATCCAGCATTAGCAGAGGCTATTGGTGTAAAGACTGATAATTTACTCCTTTCACAGCCTGACTGTGGTGAGCAGGCTCTTGGTTTGGTGGATACCTTGATTCGAAGTGGCtctgttgatgttgttgttgttgacaGT GTTGCCGCTCTTGTGCCAAAGAGTGAACTCGATGGCGAAATGGGAGATGCACACATGGCTCTTCAAGCGAGGTTGATGAGCCAAGCTCTTCGCAAGTTGAGTCATTCACTATCTCTCTCTCAGACGATCTTGCTATTTATTAATCAG GTGAGGTCAAAACTGAGTACATTTGGAGGATTTGGAGGACCGACTGAAGTTACTTCTGGTGGAAATGCATTGAAATTTTATGCATCAGTCCGTTTGAACATCAAACGAATTGGCTTGGTCAAGAAAGGAGAAGAG CAGACTGTAGGAAGCCAAGTCCTGGTGAAGATAGTGAAAAATAAGCACGCGCCACCTTTCAAGACTGCCCAGTTTGAGCTTGAATTTGGCAAAGGCATTTGCCGTGATTCTGAGATCATAGAACTGGGCTGCAAGCACAAGTTGATCACAAAAGGAGGGGGTGGTTATTACAACCTGAATGGCCAGAATCTCCGTGGTAAAGACGCAGTTAAACGATATTTCACAGAGAACGAGGATGCTCGAGAAGAACTTATAATGAAACTCAGGGAGAAATTGATGCACCCCGAAAAGGAGAACAAAGCTGAACGAGACAGTTTGACTCCCGATGCGATCACGTCTGACACTACCACCACTGACGAGGAAGTAGTCACTGCTGTTGAGGCATAA
- the LOC120256111 gene encoding glycine-rich RNA-binding protein 4, mitochondrial, with protein sequence MAMLCSFGRIFLVRPAAAIPLRFYCASSPSNSKLFVGGLSWTVDEKSLHDAFSSFGEVTEVRIMYDKGSGRSRGFGFVYFATAYEAKCAKEAMDGKAFLGRPLRISFALEKVRGAPVVVPRLLNSEESRN encoded by the exons ATGGCGATGCTCTGTTCGTTTGGGAGGATCTTTCTCGTTCGCCCGGCGGCGGCGATCCCTCTTCGGTTCTACTGCGCTTCTTCTCCCTCGAATTCCAAATTATTTGTTGGAG GGCTTTCGTGGACGGTGGACGAGAAATCCCTCCATGATGCTTTCTCTTCTTTCGGTGAAGTCACTGAAG TGAGAATAATGTATGATAAGGGCTCCGGAAGGTCAAGAGGTTTCGGCTTTGTCTATTTTGCTACTGCTTATGAAGCTAAATGTGCTAAAGAAGCCATGGATGGGAAG GCATTCTTAGGTCGGCCTCTTCGGATTAGTTTTGCTCTTGAGAAAGTTCGAGGTGCACCAGTTGTCGTGCCTCGTCTGCTGAATTCAGAAGAGTCCCGGAATTGA
- the LOC120256110 gene encoding argininosuccinate synthase, chloroplastic, whose product MAQLHAISSCSSSRISLLSSAQAEWPVRRKKISCVKRPCSFQEAGAVSSGFLGHLSIHHSLHQAPSSRTKAILNVLSSEKDGGLTSPGTTENGRGLRGQLKKVVLAYSGGLDTSVIVPWLRENYGCDVVCFTADVGQGDMEMEGLERKAKASGACQLVVKDLKEEFVRDFIFPCLRAGAVYERKYLLGTSMARPVIAKAMVDVAKEVGADAVAHGCTGKGNDQVRFELTFFALNPELNVVAPWREWDIKGREDAIEYAKKHNVPVPVSKKSIYSRDRNLWHLSHEGDILEDPANEPKKEMYMMTVDPEDAPNQPEYVEIGIVAGIPVSLNGKDLSPASLLSALNELGGQHGIGRVDMVENRLVGMKSRGVYETPGGTILYAAVRELESLTLDRETMQFKDTIALKYAELVYAGRWFDPLRESMDAFMENITKTTTGSVTLKLYKGSVTVVSRRSPSSLYREDISSFENGDIYNQADAAGFIRLYGLPTRVRSMLERGI is encoded by the exons ATGGCTCAATTGCATGCCATTTCCTCATGTTCTTCGTCCAGGATTAGCTTGCTTTCCTCTGCACAAGCAG AGTGGCCTGTCCGACGTAAAAAAATATCTTGCGTGAAGAGACCCTGCTCTTTCCAGGAG GCTGGTGCTGTGTCTAGTGGTTTCCTTGGGCATTTATCCATTCATCATAGTTTACACCAAGCACCATCGTCTCGGACCAAAG CCATACTGAACGTACTGTCCAGTGAAAAGGATGGTGGATTGACCAGCCCGGGGACAACTGAAAATGGCAGGGGATTGCGTGGACAGTTGAAGAAAGTGGTCTTGGCCTATAGTGGTGGTTTGGACACATCAGTGATTGTGCCATGGCTAAg GGAAAACTATGGCTGTGACGTTGTATGCTTCACTGCAGATGTTGGTCAA GGTGATATGGAGATGGAAGGCTTGGAAAGAAAAGCCAAGGCTAGTGGGGCATGCCAACTTGTTGTTAAGGATCTAAAGGAGGAATTTGTTAGGGATTTTATATTTCCATGTTTGCGTGCTGGTGCAGTCTATGAACGGAAATATCTTCTTGGAACTTCAATGGCGCGTCCTGTTATTGCTAAG GCAATGGTTGATGTTGCTAAAGAAGTTGGCGCAGATGCAGTTGCACATGGATGCACAGGAAAAGGGAATGATCAG GTTCGTTTTGAACTTACTTTCTTTGCGTTGAATCCCGAACTTAATGTTGTGGCTCCATGGAGAGAATGGGATATCAAGGGACGAGAAGATGCTATAGAATATGCAAAGAAGCATAATGTCCCTGTTCCTGTCTCAAAGAAATCTATATATAGCAGAGATCGGAATCTGTGGCACCTTAGTCATGAG GGTGATATCCTCGAGGACCCAGCAAATGAACCAAAAAAGGAAATGTACATGATGACTGTGGACCCTGAAGATGCACCTAACCAACCTGA GTACGTGGAGATCGGTATTGTTGCCGGTATACCTGTCTCATTAAATGGAAAGGACCTCTCCCCGGCATCATTACTATCAGCGCTTAATGAGCTTGGAGGGCAACATGGCATTGGCCGAGTTGACATGGTTGAAAACAGACTCGTCGGCATGAAGAGCCGTGGTGTCTACGAGACTCCCGGGGGCACCATCCTCTACGCAGCTGTCCGTGAACTTGAATCTTTGACACTAGACCGCGAGACCATGCAGTTCAAGGACACAATTGCCCTCAAGTACGCTGAGCTTGTTTATGCTGGCAGATGGTTTGATCCTCTCCGCGAGTCCATGGACGCATTCATGGAGAACATAACAAAGACCACAACCGGGTCTGTGACTCTCAAGTTATACAAGGGATCTGTGACTGTCGTTTCACGGCGAAGCCCCAGTAGTTTGTACAGGGAGGACATATCATCATTCGAGAACGGCGATATTTATAATCAAGCAGATGCTGCTGGATTCATCCGTCTCTATGGTTTACCGACTAGGGTAAGGTCAATGCTGGAGAGAGGAATCTGA
- the LOC120256108 gene encoding DNA repair protein recA homolog 3, mitochondrial isoform X1, translating into MNRLLGSSCLKRALFSSPESSTWQLYRQGTILPVFQLRSFSAKGRRKSKSDGSDSGEENLSKKDLALQQALDQITTSFGKGAIMWLGRSNTPREVPVVSTGSFSLDMALGIGGLPKGRVVEIYGPEASGKTTLALHVIAEAQKSGGYCAFVDAEHALDPALAEAIGVKTDNLLLSQPDCGEQALGLVDTLIRSGSVDVVVVDSVAALVPKSELDGEMGDAHMALQARLMSQALRKLSHSLSLSQTILLFINQVRSKLSTFGGFGGPTEVTSGGNALKFYASVRLNIKRIGLVKKGEEQTVGSQVLVKIVKNKHAPPFKTAQFELEFGKGICRDSEIIELGCKHKLITKGGGGYYNLNGQNLRGKDAVKRYFTENEDAREELIMKLREKLMHPEKENKAERDSLTPDAITSDTTTTDEEVVTAVEA; encoded by the exons ATGAATAGGCTTCTCGGAAGCTCATGTCTGAAGCGCGCTCTTTTTTCCTCACCAGAG AGTAGCACTTGGCAGCTTTATAGGCAAGGGACTATTTTGCCTGTCTTCCAACTCCGCAGTTTCTCTGCTAAAG GGAGAAGGAAATCAAAATCTGATGGAAGTGACTCTGGAGAGGAGAATCTTTCAAAGAAAGACCTTGCTTTACAACAAGCTTTGGATCAAATTACAACTTCATTTGGAAAAGGTGCTATCATGTGGCTTGGTCGCAGTAACACCCCTCGAGAAGTGCCAGTTGTTTCTACAGGATCCTTCTCATTGGATATGGCACTCGGAATTGGTGGGCTTCCTAAG GGGCGGGTAGTTGAGATATATGGTCCAGAAGCTTCAGGGAAAACAACTCTCGCCCTCCATGTAATTGCTGAAGCACAGAAAAGCGGAG GTTATTGTGCTTTTGTTGATGCTGAGCATGCTCTTGATCCAGCATTAGCAGAGGCTATTGGTGTAAAGACTGATAATTTACTCCTTTCACAGCCTGACTGTGGTGAGCAGGCTCTTGGTTTGGTGGATACCTTGATTCGAAGTGGCtctgttgatgttgttgttgttgacaGT GTTGCCGCTCTTGTGCCAAAGAGTGAACTCGATGGCGAAATGGGAGATGCACACATGGCTCTTCAAGCGAGGTTGATGAGCCAAGCTCTTCGCAAGTTGAGTCATTCACTATCTCTCTCTCAGACGATCTTGCTATTTATTAATCAG GTGAGGTCAAAACTGAGTACATTTGGAGGATTTGGAGGACCGACTGAAGTTACTTCTGGTGGAAATGCATTGAAATTTTATGCATCAGTCCGTTTGAACATCAAACGAATTGGCTTGGTCAAGAAAGGAGAAGAG CAGACTGTAGGAAGCCAAGTCCTGGTGAAGATAGTGAAAAATAAGCACGCGCCACCTTTCAAGACTGCCCAGTTTGAGCTTGAATTTGGCAAAGGCATTTGCCGTGATTCTGAGATCATAGAACTGGGCTGCAAGCACAAGTTGATCACAAAAGGAGGGGGTGGTTATTACAACCTGAATGGCCAGAATCTCCGTGGTAAAGACGCAGTTAAACGATATTTCACAGAGAACGAGGATGCTCGAGAAGAACTTATAATGAAACTCAGGGAGAAATTGATGCACCCCGAAAAGGAGAACAAAGCTGAACGAGACAGTTTGACTCCCGATGCGATCACGTCTGACACTACCACCACTGACGAGGAAGTAGTCACTGCTGTTGAGGCATAA